The sequence below is a genomic window from Methylocystis sp. IM3.
GTCCAGGCGGGGTCGAAGACGCCGCGCGAGGGCAGGGCGGTCGCGCCCGCCCAATGGGCGAAATAGATTTCCTTGCCCTCGTAATCGAGCGGCTTGCCGTCCTTGAAGGTCACGCCCGGCGCCTTGTAGAAGCTTTCATGCGAGGACCCCGGTACGACATTGGGCAGGAGCTCGATCGCGAGCCCCCGACGATGCGTGACGAAATTGACGAGCGGCTGGGCGAAGAGCTGCCCGCGCTTGCGTACGTCGTGGAAGATCGCCGAGTCTTCCTTCATCGTCTCGATGAAATCCGAGAGCTTCAGATATGCGTTCGAGGTGACCCAGAAACCGTCGTTGAAGAGCAGTACATTGTCGAGGAATGAATATTTGCTGCGCCGATCGTTGTAGACATATTCGAAGCTAGGCGAGGCGACGATGAATTCCGTCTTTTTGGCCTCGAGCTTGCCGAAGATCGGCGTGAAGTCGCGAAAGAGGATCACGTCCACGTCGACATAGGCGACTTCGTCGAGCGGCAGAGCGAGCGCCTGCAATTTGCGCAGTCTGCGGCGGTTGCTGTTGAAGATTCCCGGATAGAGTTCATGGGAGAGCTTGTCGATCTCCACGGGCTCCTCGGCGACATAGGTGGCGCCGTAGAGATCCGCGGCGCGGCGCGTCATCTCGACATTGTCGTCATAGGGAATGAGATAGAGCGGGAGCGACGAATTGGTGTCGCGATAGCTCTCCAGGAACGGCAAGAGCCAGTCGATGATCTTGTCGTTGCCGACAATGGCGACGCCATAGCGCTTTTGCGGGGCGGCGGCGCCGGCCTCGGCGTCGGGGGACCGCAGGGGTGGATTCGGGAGACGAAGGCTCATATAGGGGGGTGTACTTGTAAAATTCGGGCAAAAGCAAGGGGGGCGGTCGATTGGTCGAGATTTCCGAGGCGCCGCCGGGCGGGACGCCGCCCCTCGGCAGGCCCCTTTTGGGAAAAACCGTCGCCGTCGTGCACGCTGCCTGGCACAGTTGCGGCAGCTATCAGGTCAATGTCAGTCAGATCGCCGCCTATCGGGCGCTCGGGGCGCGCGTCCTGTCCATCGCCATGATGGACGACATCGCGGCGCCTCCGCTGAACGGCGCCCGCTGGCCGGCCTATGTCGAGGCGACGCGGGGGATCGGCGCAGATCGGCGCTTCTTTTCCGGCGCGCCGGTTTCCGCGCTCCTGGGCCGCCTTCTGATCGACGGCTGGTGGCGGCTCATCCATGGCGATCAGGCGAGCTGGCTCGTCGAACTCGCCAGGCGCGCGCCGCCGCCCGAAGGGATAGGCGAGGAAACGATCGACCTGATCCACGCCAACCATTATTTCACGCTCCCCTTCGTCGAGACGCTCAAGGGCGGCCGCCGCATACCGGTGCTGCTCGAGACCCAGGACATTCAGGCGCGCCAATATGCGCTGCGCAACAAGGGCGGCTTTTTCATTCCGCCTTATGCGACTTACGACGACATGCTAAAAATCGAGCTCGACTGGATGCGCCGTGCCGATCTCTGCGTGCATCTCAACGAGGAAGAGGATCGCGACTTCCGGCGCCTGCTGCCGGACGCCAGACACCGGCTGATCTATCCCGCCGTGCCGGAAGCGCCGAGGGCGCGCGGGCGCGACGTCATCATCGTCGCGAGCGACAATTACGCCAATTATCTCAGCCTGCGCTGGTTCCTCGAGGAGGTCGTCCCCCTGGCGGGCGGCGCGCGCGTCGGCGTTTACGGCAATATCGACGGCGGCGTGAAACGCCGGGATCCGGCGCTCTATGAAGCCCACCGCGCACTGTTCAGGGGCCGCGTCGAGGACATCGGCGCGATTTACGCCAATGCGGGCTGCGTCCTGCTACCGACGGTCGAGGGACACGGGCTTTCGATCAAGGCGGTCGAGGCGCTCTCCTGCGGGGCGCCGCTGGTGGCGACGCCGCTCGCCTTCCGCGGCATGAATATCGATCCGGCGGCGCTTTCCAATGTCGCGCTGGCCTCGGACGCCACGCAATTCGCCCGCTATTGGCGCGAGGCGCAGGCGCGCGCCGACCGCGGCGAAACGCCGCCGCTCGAAAGCGATACCCGCCGCCTTTACGAGCAGGCGTTCAGCCCGCAGGCCTATGCGCGCGCGCTCGCCGGGGCGCTGGACGCTGTCCCCGCATGAGCGGCTCGGCGCTCGCCGGCCGTCGCGTGGCGCTTCTCCACCCGGCCTGGCATTCCTGCGGCACCTATCGCGTCGTACTCGGGCAGATCGCGGCCTACCGCGCCCTCGGCGCACGGGTCTCGCCCGTCGCCGTGAGCATCGATCCGGGCTTCGCGCCGGAGCGCCGCTGGCTCTGGAAATCGTTTCTGGCGGCGACCCCGGAGCTTGGCGGCGATCCCCGCCATCTCGGCGGCGCGCCGCTCCATGTCCTCTTCGAGCCGGCCTTTTTTGCAAGAGTCGTCTGGCCCTATCTGCACGGCGATCAGGCGGCGATCCGATTGGGCCTCGCCGCGCGCGCGCGGCTTTCGCCGGGCGTGGAGGGCGAGGATTACGACCTCGTCCACTGCAATCACTTCTTTCTCATGCCCGTCGCGCGGCGCCTGGCGCGCGACCGCGCGCCCATCCTGCTCGACACGCACGACCTTCAGGCCCGACAGTTCGCGCTGATCAACGAGCGCATGCCCTGGCTTCGCCCGCGCGTGAGCTATGAAGACATGCTGGCGCAGGAGGTCGAGGCCATGCGCGGCGCCGATCTTCTGCTGCATCTCAATGCGCTGGAGGCGGAGGAATTTCGCGCCCTTCTGCCTCAGAAGCGCCACGCGCTGCTCTATCCGCCGACGCCGCCCGCGCCCACCGGACCGGGTGGGCCGGATATCGTGATCGTGTCCAGCAACAATACGGCGAATGTGGAGAGCCTCATCTGGTTTCTGCGCGAGGTCGTCCCAAGGGCGCCGGGCGTCAAAGTGAAGATCGCGGGCAGCGTGGCCGAAGGCGTCAGGGCGCGTGCAGGCGCGCTATATGCCGCCCATCGGGACTGGTTCCTCGGCCGCGTCGAGGACCCCGGCGCCATCTATGCCAGGGCCCGGCTGGCTCTGCTGCCGACGGTCGGCGGCACCGGCCTGTCGATCAAGACGGTCGAGGCGATGTCGAGCGGCCTGCCGCTGATTGCGACGCCCCAGGCGCTGCGCGGCATGGACGCAGAGGCCCTTTCGCTGCCGGGCGTCACAGTGGCCGAAAGCGCCGAAGCCTTCGCGGCCGCGCTCATCCAGGCCGCCGCCGCGCCGCACCCCAGCGATTCGACGCGCGCCTCGAGCGCGGCGAGAGCTTATTACGAGAGCCGCTTCTCGCTTGCCGCCTATCGGACGGGCCTCGAAACGTTGGCCGAGGCGACGCTTTCGGCTGCGTTCTGACATTTATCATTAAAAAACATAGGCTTGTGTTGGACTGTGACCCTGCGGCAACGCTGCCGCAAAATCGGCCAACCGCCGGCGCCCGCGGATTTCGCCATCAAAGTTCGGGTGTTAGTTTGGAGCATGACCTTTTTTGTCGCTGCGCCGAAAACCGGGCGGCCTTGCTGTTGGAGAGCTGATCAAATGACTTTCAAGGCTACGGTTCTTGGCGCGCTCGCGTCATTCGTCGCGCTCGGGGCGGCCGTCGCGGCCGATCTGCCGAGCTACAAGGCGCCGCCGCCTCCGCCCCCGCCGGCGGCCTTCGACTGGAGCGGCTATCACTTCGGCGTCAGCGGCGCTTGGGGCGGCGGCACGGCGGGCTATAATTCGAACATTACCGCGCTTGGTCCCTTCCCCGGCGCGCCCGGCCTCATCAGCTGGACCAACGCCTCCTCTTCCTATGGCACGACCGGCTATCTCGTCGGCTTCCAGAGCGGCGCCAGCTGGCAGCTCGCGAACAATGTCGTGCTCGGCTACGAGTCCGATTTCAACTACGCCGACGTGAATTCGACGAATGGCGGGACGTGGGGCGATTCCCTGCAGAGCAATCTGCGCTGGTTCGGAACCGAGCGGCTGCGCTTCGGCTATGCGTTCGGCCGTCTGATGCCCTACATCACCGGCGGTCTGGCCTATGGTCAGCTCCACACGACGGGCGTCTACAACTTCGCGGGCATCGCTTTCCCGACCTCGGTTGGCCATTGGCAGGCGGGCTGGACAGTCGGCGCGGGTCTGGAATACGCCGTCTTCGACAAAATCAGCGTGAAGGCCGAATATCTCTACTCGAGCCTCCAGGGGAACTACGGCTCGAGCTTCGGCGTGCCGACGGCTTATCGTACCTTCGTCGGCACGGGCTTCGACACGCATATCGCGCGCGTCGGCGTCAACTACCAGCTCAAGAGCCTCGGCGCTCTGATCGGGATGCCCCAGCTGGGCCTGTAATCGCCAACTCTTGCACGCAGAAAAAGCCCGGCCTGTCAGGCTGGGCTTTTTCTTTGGCTCTTCGCCCCGCCTCGACGGCGCACGCCGATGCGTTATTCTTCTGGTCATGATCCGACACGCGCCGCTCGTTCCGCCCGCCGCCAATCTCTCCCTGCTGACCGAACGCTCACGCGAGATCTTCCGACAGCTCGTCGACAGCTATCTCGCGACCGGCGAGCCCGTCGGCTCGCGGCAATTGTCGCGGCTGCTGCCGATGACGCTCTCGCCGGCCTCTGTCCGCAACGTCATGCAGGATCTCGAGGAGCTGGGCCTCGTCTATGCGCCGCATACGAGCGCCGGTCGGCTGCCGACCGAACTTGGCCTTCGCTTTTTCGTGGATTCCATGCTCCAGATCGGCGATCTCGCCGACGCCGAGCGCGTGCGCATCCAGGCCGGCGTCGAGGCCGCGTCCAAGGACCACGATTTCGAGGGCGTTCTCGCCGAGGCGACCAGTCTGCTTTCGGGGCTCACCCGAGTCGCGGGCATCGTCGTCGCCACCAAGGAGAATGTGCGGCTCAAGCAGATCGATTTCGTACGGCTGGAGCCGGAGCGCGCGCTGGCCATTCTCGTCGCCGACGACGGGTCGGTGGAAAACCGTGTTATTCCCGTCTCGCGCGATCTTCCGCCTTCCGCGCTGGTCGAGGCCGCCAATTATCTGAACGCCCGCATCACGGGCCGCACGCTGGCGGAGGCGCGCGAGGGAATAGAAGCCTCGCGTCTCGCCGCGCAGAGAGAACTCGATGAACTTACCGCCCGGCTCGTCGAGGCTGGGCTCGTGAGCTGGGCCGGCGTTTCGGGCGAGAGCCGCCAGCTGATCGTGCGTGGCCAGGCGCATCTTCTCGAGGATCTCACCGCCGCGGCCGATCTCGAGCGCGTTCGCCTCCTCTTCGCTGACCTCGAGACCAAGACAGGCGTCATCGACCTTCTGGAGCGCGCCGAGCAGGGCGAAGGCGTGCGTATCTTCATCGGTTCGGAGAACAAGCTCTTCTCTCTGTCGGGTTCGTCCCTGGTCGCGGCCCCGCTGCGCGACAGCGAGCGCCGCATCATTGGCGCGCTCGGCGTCATCGGGCCGACGCGGCTGAATTACGCGCGCATCATTCCCATGGTGGATTACACGGCCAAGATCGTGGCGCGCGTGGTCGGCGGCGCCTGACGCAGGCGCGACCGCCGTTGATCGGCAGGTGCGACGAAGTGTCCGATCTTGATGGATAGACCCGGAGAGCCCCGCGTCTATTTGGCAAATCTCAAACGTCTCGAAGGCAGGCGACGGCGTCGCCGCCGCCTCCTGTCGATGTGGGAGGAAGGAGACCAGATCATGCGGCAAATTACGAAAGCAGGGCTTGCGGCGTTCGCCGGGGGCGTCGCGCTGGCGTCGGCGCCGGCTGTTTCTCATGCGGGCGTGATGAGCATCGCCGACAAGGCGTCGGTCGGCGTCGACTCGCAGACGACCCAGGTCGATTGGCGGCCTTACGTCCATCGGCATCATCGGTGGCATCCCGGATGGCGCTGGGGCTACGGCCCAGGCGCCCGTCACTGGGGCTATGCGCCACGGTGGGGCTATTCACGTTGGGGCTATGCGCCGCGGTGGGGCTATTCACGTTGGGGCTATGCGCCGACGGTCTGGGGCAGCGCCGCGCCTTACTGCAACTATGGCGCCTGGGGCTACAGCCCAGCCGCGGGCGCCCTGGGCGTCGCCGCGGATGTCGCCGCTGCGCCGCTCTGGGCGGCGGGCGCGTTGACCTCGCCCGTCTGGTGGTGAGGATCAACGCAGAGCTCCGGCCCGCGCCAAGGCGCGGGCCGGACGCGGTCAAGCTCAGTTTTCGCTGAGCAACACGCGCAAGGGTTGAAGTTTACGCGGGCCACAGGCGCGATTCGAGGAGCAAACAGCAAAGCTCACGTTTTTTCTGCCTGGTTAACGTCAAATATTCACCAAGCCCGCAACTCTTCACAGCTAAATGCAACACGCTGAAAGAAAGAGATAACAGGCCGTGCACGCGAGGCTTTTAGCCAGAGCTTGGCCTATTTGCATGTTGAGATTTTGCCGCAATCTTCTTCAATATGGCTTTGAGAAACGCTAATCCTTCGGCTGGCGTCATTGCGGAGGCATAAATGGACTCGCTGGATCTCGATCAGGTCGTCGATGAAATCATCCCCAGAGGCGATCAAAACTCGAAAACCCTGCGTCCGGTCGATTTGGCTCTGCGCCAGTCCCTGAACGGCGTCGACGAAGCGGATGCGGCGCTTGCGCTCGTCTCCGAAGCGGCCGAGGCGATCCGCAAGCTGGAGGAGCAATCGGCTCAGGCCGTCGCCCGCGCGCACAACGCCGCCAATACGGTGATGGAGAAGCTGGAGCGCACGGTGGCTCGCGCCGAGCGCGCCGAGTCGGCGCTGCGCCAGGCCGAGGCGGAGATCAACGAACTCACCGCCAACGCCATGCAGGCGCACAAGGATCTCGAGATGCTGCAATCCCTGCTCGCCTCCAGGGAAGCAGATCTCGCCGCGACCGAGCAGCGCGCCGCCTCCGCCGAGAAGCGCGCGGACGAAGC
It includes:
- a CDS encoding glycosyltransferase; amino-acid sequence: MVEISEAPPGGTPPLGRPLLGKTVAVVHAAWHSCGSYQVNVSQIAAYRALGARVLSIAMMDDIAAPPLNGARWPAYVEATRGIGADRRFFSGAPVSALLGRLLIDGWWRLIHGDQASWLVELARRAPPPEGIGEETIDLIHANHYFTLPFVETLKGGRRIPVLLETQDIQARQYALRNKGGFFIPPYATYDDMLKIELDWMRRADLCVHLNEEEDRDFRRLLPDARHRLIYPAVPEAPRARGRDVIIVASDNYANYLSLRWFLEEVVPLAGGARVGVYGNIDGGVKRRDPALYEAHRALFRGRVEDIGAIYANAGCVLLPTVEGHGLSIKAVEALSCGAPLVATPLAFRGMNIDPAALSNVALASDATQFARYWREAQARADRGETPPLESDTRRLYEQAFSPQAYARALAGALDAVPA
- a CDS encoding outer membrane protein encodes the protein MTFKATVLGALASFVALGAAVAADLPSYKAPPPPPPPAAFDWSGYHFGVSGAWGGGTAGYNSNITALGPFPGAPGLISWTNASSSYGTTGYLVGFQSGASWQLANNVVLGYESDFNYADVNSTNGGTWGDSLQSNLRWFGTERLRFGYAFGRLMPYITGGLAYGQLHTTGVYNFAGIAFPTSVGHWQAGWTVGAGLEYAVFDKISVKAEYLYSSLQGNYGSSFGVPTAYRTFVGTGFDTHIARVGVNYQLKSLGALIGMPQLGL
- the hrcA gene encoding heat-inducible transcriptional repressor HrcA, with the protein product MIRHAPLVPPAANLSLLTERSREIFRQLVDSYLATGEPVGSRQLSRLLPMTLSPASVRNVMQDLEELGLVYAPHTSAGRLPTELGLRFFVDSMLQIGDLADAERVRIQAGVEAASKDHDFEGVLAEATSLLSGLTRVAGIVVATKENVRLKQIDFVRLEPERALAILVADDGSVENRVIPVSRDLPPSALVEAANYLNARITGRTLAEAREGIEASRLAAQRELDELTARLVEAGLVSWAGVSGESRQLIVRGQAHLLEDLTAAADLERVRLLFADLETKTGVIDLLERAEQGEGVRIFIGSENKLFSLSGSSLVAAPLRDSERRIIGALGVIGPTRLNYARIIPMVDYTAKIVARVVGGA
- a CDS encoding ABC transporter permease — protein: MDSLDLDQVVDEIIPRGDQNSKTLRPVDLALRQSLNGVDEADAALALVSEAAEAIRKLEEQSAQAVARAHNAANTVMEKLERTVARAERAESALRQAEAEINELTANAMQAHKDLEMLQSLLASREADLAATEQRAASAEKRADEANAAIQRIVTAIRTQLPVAAGLGDEQGAD
- a CDS encoding glycosyltransferase, whose translation is MSGSALAGRRVALLHPAWHSCGTYRVVLGQIAAYRALGARVSPVAVSIDPGFAPERRWLWKSFLAATPELGGDPRHLGGAPLHVLFEPAFFARVVWPYLHGDQAAIRLGLAARARLSPGVEGEDYDLVHCNHFFLMPVARRLARDRAPILLDTHDLQARQFALINERMPWLRPRVSYEDMLAQEVEAMRGADLLLHLNALEAEEFRALLPQKRHALLYPPTPPAPTGPGGPDIVIVSSNNTANVESLIWFLREVVPRAPGVKVKIAGSVAEGVRARAGALYAAHRDWFLGRVEDPGAIYARARLALLPTVGGTGLSIKTVEAMSSGLPLIATPQALRGMDAEALSLPGVTVAESAEAFAAALIQAAAAPHPSDSTRASSAARAYYESRFSLAAYRTGLETLAEATLSAAF